From a region of the Hymenobacter jejuensis genome:
- the pruA gene encoding L-glutamate gamma-semialdehyde dehydrogenase produces the protein MSNGFFNVPTPINEPVKSYAPGSKERDELQQMLRELKQQQVDVPMYIGGQEVRTGNTQTISPPHDHQYVLGHFHEGDASHVTQAIEAALAAREQWASLPWQQRASIFLKAAELLAGPYRARLNAATMLGQSKNAYQAEIDAACELIDFFRFNVHYMQELYKQQPQSAPGMWNYLEHRPLEGFVFALTPFNFTSIAGNLPTSVAMMGNVVVWKPAYAQIYSAHVLMELFQEAGVPDGVINLVYADGPVAGEVIFNHRDFAGIHFTGSTGVFQNIWKTIGQNIHKYKSYPRIVGETGGKDFIIAHSSANAKQVATAITRGAFEYQGQKCSAASRVYIPSNLYEEVKGYVQEDLKSFKMGDVEDFSNFINAVITETSFDKLAKYIDGAKADPDAEIIAGGNYDKSKGYFIEPTVIVAKDPKYVTMCEELFGPVLTMHVYEADQFEETLALVDSTSPYALTGAVFSRDRYAIDLAAKRLTNAAGNFYINDKPTGAVVGQQPFGGARASGTNDKAGSLLNLLRWVSPRAIKETFVPPVDYRYPFMGVETGEDLNATGQGGF, from the coding sequence ATGTCCAACGGCTTTTTCAACGTTCCCACCCCGATCAACGAGCCCGTTAAAAGTTACGCACCTGGCTCGAAAGAGCGCGACGAGTTGCAGCAGATGCTCAGAGAGCTAAAGCAGCAGCAAGTCGACGTGCCGATGTATATCGGCGGCCAGGAAGTGCGTACCGGTAACACCCAAACCATTTCACCGCCCCACGACCACCAGTATGTGCTGGGCCATTTTCACGAAGGCGACGCTTCGCATGTCACGCAAGCCATTGAGGCGGCACTTGCCGCCCGCGAGCAGTGGGCTTCGTTGCCCTGGCAACAACGCGCTTCTATTTTCCTGAAAGCCGCCGAGTTGCTGGCTGGCCCTTACCGCGCCCGTCTGAATGCGGCCACCATGCTGGGCCAGAGCAAAAACGCTTACCAAGCCGAAATCGACGCGGCGTGCGAGCTGATTGACTTCTTCCGCTTCAACGTTCACTACATGCAGGAGCTCTACAAGCAGCAGCCGCAGTCGGCGCCGGGCATGTGGAACTACTTGGAGCACAGACCTTTAGAAGGATTTGTATTTGCACTTACACCCTTCAACTTTACGTCCATCGCCGGCAACCTGCCCACGTCGGTAGCCATGATGGGCAATGTGGTAGTGTGGAAACCAGCTTACGCCCAGATCTACTCGGCCCATGTCCTGATGGAGCTGTTTCAGGAAGCCGGCGTGCCGGATGGCGTTATTAACCTCGTGTATGCCGATGGCCCCGTGGCGGGCGAGGTGATTTTCAATCACCGCGACTTTGCCGGCATTCATTTCACGGGCTCTACGGGCGTGTTCCAGAACATCTGGAAAACCATTGGCCAGAACATCCACAAGTACAAGTCGTACCCGCGCATCGTAGGCGAAACGGGCGGCAAAGACTTCATCATCGCCCACTCTTCAGCCAACGCCAAGCAAGTAGCCACGGCCATCACGCGCGGCGCTTTCGAATACCAAGGCCAGAAATGCTCGGCGGCTTCGCGCGTGTACATTCCTTCTAACCTATATGAAGAAGTAAAAGGCTACGTGCAGGAGGATTTGAAGTCCTTTAAAATGGGCGACGTGGAAGATTTCAGCAACTTCATCAACGCTGTCATCACGGAAACGTCCTTCGATAAGCTGGCCAAATACATTGATGGCGCAAAGGCTGATCCGGACGCAGAAATCATTGCGGGCGGCAACTACGACAAGTCAAAAGGCTATTTCATCGAGCCGACCGTTATCGTTGCCAAAGACCCGAAGTACGTGACCATGTGCGAGGAACTGTTTGGCCCCGTCCTGACCATGCACGTGTACGAAGCCGACCAGTTTGAAGAAACGCTGGCACTGGTCGATTCGACTTCGCCTTATGCCCTCACCGGCGCTGTATTCTCCCGCGATCGTTATGCCATTGATTTGGCTGCCAAGCGCTTAACGAATGCCGCTGGCAACTTCTACATCAACGACAAGCCAACCGGTGCCGTAGTTGGCCAGCAGCCATTCGGCGGTGCCCGCGCCAGCGGCACCAACGACAAAGCCGGCTCGTTGCTAAACCTACTCCGCTGGGTGTCGCCGCGCGCTATCAAGGAAACCTTCGTACCGCCCGTTGACTACCGCTATCCTTTCATGGGCGTAGAAACCGGCGAAGACCTCAACGCTACTGGTCAAGGCGGATTTTAA
- a CDS encoding NADH-quinone oxidoreductase subunit A: MFLAVTTNYQPVDYLPILVQFGLAIAFVAFSMITSHLIGPKRSSKVKDESFECGIESVGNARTPISVKYFLTAILFVLFDVEVIFMYPWAVNFRQLGTEGFIQMIIFMALLMAGFFYVIKKGILKWTGTHA, encoded by the coding sequence ATGTTCCTTGCTGTAACGACCAATTACCAGCCGGTTGATTATCTGCCCATTCTGGTGCAATTCGGCCTGGCCATAGCTTTTGTGGCGTTTTCCATGATTACTTCTCACCTCATTGGGCCGAAGCGTTCGAGCAAGGTGAAAGACGAATCCTTTGAGTGCGGCATCGAATCGGTGGGCAACGCCCGGACGCCGATTTCGGTGAAATATTTCCTCACCGCCATCCTGTTTGTACTCTTCGACGTGGAGGTAATCTTTATGTATCCGTGGGCCGTCAATTTCCGCCAACTGGGCACCGAAGGCTTCATCCAGATGATCATCTTCATGGCTTTGCTGATGGCAGGCTTTTTCTACGTCATCAAAAAGGGCATTTTGAAATGGACTGGCACGCACGCCTAA
- a CDS encoding NADH-quinone oxidoreductase subunit B — MSDIRVPEIKMVEAPEGVEGAGFFATSMEKVVGMARANSLWPLPFATSCCGIEFMATMGSHYDISRFGSERPSFSPRQADLLMVMGTIAKKMAPIVKQVYEQMAEPRWVLAMGACACSGGIFDSYSVLQGIDRIIPVDVYVPGCPPRPEQVLDGLMRVQDLARNESIRRRNQPEYQALLASYNIK, encoded by the coding sequence ATGAGCGATATTCGTGTTCCTGAAATAAAAATGGTGGAGGCGCCGGAAGGCGTTGAAGGCGCTGGCTTCTTCGCCACTTCCATGGAGAAAGTAGTGGGCATGGCCCGCGCTAACTCGCTGTGGCCCTTGCCTTTCGCTACTTCGTGCTGTGGTATTGAATTTATGGCGACTATGGGCTCGCACTACGACATTTCGCGCTTCGGCTCGGAGCGCCCGTCGTTCTCGCCCCGCCAAGCCGACTTGTTGATGGTAATGGGCACCATTGCCAAGAAAATGGCCCCCATCGTGAAGCAAGTATATGAGCAAATGGCAGAGCCCCGCTGGGTATTGGCTATGGGCGCTTGCGCTTGTTCGGGTGGCATTTTCGACTCGTATTCGGTGCTACAAGGCATCGACCGCATCATTCCGGTTGATGTGTACGTGCCCGGCTGCCCGCCCCGCCCCGAGCAGGTGCTCGATGGCCTGATGCGCGTGCAGGACTTGGCCCGCAACGAGTCTATCCGCCGGCGCAACCAACCTGAGTATCAGGCGTTACTGGCTTCTTATAATATCAAATAA
- a CDS encoding NADH-quinone oxidoreductase subunit C, which translates to MAENTEESAAQQAALPVEDPNKLTNARVLANLRRMFGEDAFTDVDEPYGLLTATTTRERIHEIIQKLHQDEEMLFQFLTTMCGIHYPDHEGKELGMIYQLHSLVHNVRLRLKIFFPIADPVVPTLTDVYATANWMEREAYDFYGVIFQGHPNLIRILNVEDMDYHPMRKEYALEDGTREDKTDLFFGR; encoded by the coding sequence ATGGCTGAAAACACCGAAGAATCTGCTGCGCAACAAGCCGCTTTGCCCGTCGAAGACCCGAACAAGTTGACCAATGCCCGGGTGCTGGCCAACTTGCGTCGCATGTTTGGCGAGGACGCGTTCACTGATGTGGACGAGCCCTACGGCTTGCTAACGGCTACTACGACGCGCGAACGGATTCACGAGATCATTCAGAAGCTGCACCAAGACGAGGAAATGCTGTTTCAGTTCCTGACTACGATGTGCGGAATTCACTATCCCGACCACGAAGGCAAGGAACTGGGCATGATTTACCAGTTGCACAGCTTGGTGCACAACGTACGGTTGCGGTTGAAGATTTTCTTTCCGATTGCCGACCCGGTAGTGCCTACACTCACGGATGTATATGCCACTGCTAACTGGATGGAGCGCGAAGCCTATGATTTCTACGGTGTTATCTTCCAGGGCCATCCTAACCTCATCCGCATCCTGAATGTTGAGGATATGGACTACCACCCCATGCGCAAAGAATACGCGCTGGAGGACGGCACCCGCGAAGACAAAACGGATTTGTTCTTCGGACGCTAA
- the nuoD gene encoding NADH dehydrogenase (quinone) subunit D, translating to MPDALEGTHKIIKEAREQQHNQLVPTVNDFNQELTTLNLGPTHPATHGIFQNILQMDGERIVSGVPTIGYIHRAFEKIAERRPFYQITPLTDRMNYCSSPINNMGWHMTVEKLLGITVPKRAQYMRVIMMELARITDHLICNSILGVDTGAFTGFLYVFQEREKVYEIYEEVCGARLTTNMGRVGGMERDFTPVALEKLRKWLKEFPAVMREFESMFTRNRIFMDRTVNVGPITAEKALNYGFTGPNLRAAGVDYDVRVMNPYSSYEDFDFEIPVGTNGDTYDRFLVRNEEIWQSLRIIHQALDNLPEGPFHADAPHYYLPPKQAVYKNMEALIYHFKIIMGEIEAPVGEVYHSVEGGNGELGFYLVSDGGRTPYRLHFRRPCFIYYQAYPEMVVGSSLSDAIVTLSSMNVIAGELDA from the coding sequence ATGCCTGACGCTCTAGAAGGAACGCATAAAATCATAAAAGAAGCGCGTGAGCAGCAGCACAACCAGCTGGTGCCCACCGTCAACGACTTTAATCAGGAGTTGACCACGCTGAACTTAGGTCCGACTCACCCTGCTACGCACGGCATTTTCCAGAACATCTTGCAGATGGATGGGGAACGCATTGTGTCGGGTGTGCCGACCATTGGCTATATCCACCGGGCTTTTGAGAAGATCGCCGAACGCCGGCCGTTCTATCAGATTACGCCCCTCACCGACCGCATGAACTACTGTTCGTCGCCCATCAACAACATGGGCTGGCACATGACGGTAGAAAAGCTGCTCGGCATCACGGTTCCGAAGCGCGCGCAGTACATGCGCGTGATCATGATGGAGCTGGCCCGCATCACCGACCACCTGATCTGTAACTCGATTTTGGGCGTGGATACGGGTGCCTTCACCGGCTTCCTGTACGTGTTTCAGGAGCGCGAAAAGGTCTACGAGATTTACGAAGAGGTTTGCGGTGCTCGCCTCACCACCAATATGGGCCGTGTGGGTGGCATGGAGCGTGATTTCACGCCCGTAGCCCTAGAAAAACTGCGCAAATGGCTGAAGGAGTTTCCGGCCGTGATGCGCGAGTTTGAATCGATGTTCACGCGCAACCGCATCTTCATGGACCGCACGGTTAACGTGGGTCCGATTACGGCGGAGAAAGCCTTGAACTACGGCTTCACTGGCCCGAATCTGCGCGCTGCCGGCGTCGATTACGACGTGCGGGTCATGAACCCTTATTCGTCTTACGAAGACTTTGACTTTGAAATTCCGGTAGGCACCAACGGCGACACTTACGACCGCTTCCTGGTACGCAACGAGGAGATTTGGCAGAGCTTGCGCATTATCCATCAAGCACTTGATAACCTGCCCGAAGGCCCGTTCCATGCCGATGCGCCGCACTACTACCTGCCACCCAAGCAGGCCGTGTACAAAAACATGGAGGCCTTGATCTATCACTTCAAGATCATCATGGGTGAGATTGAAGCCCCTGTTGGTGAAGTGTATCACTCCGTGGAAGGAGGCAACGGGGAGTTGGGTTTCTACCTGGTTTCGGATGGCGGCCGCACGCCGTATCGCCTGCACTTCCGCCGTCCTTGCTTCATTTACTACCAGGCTTACCCCGAAATGGTCGTTGGTTCGTCGCTTTCCGATGCTATCGTGACGCTCAGCTCGATGAACGTAATTGCGGGCGAGCTCGACGCGTAG
- a CDS encoding NADH-quinone oxidoreductase subunit NuoE family protein — protein sequence MESTTAPTKLAFSAAARAEIARLLTHYPEDRKKSALLPILHIAQAEFGGWVSPEVQDLVAEVLDIKPIEVYEVSTFYTMFNLKPVGKHVLEICRTGPCMLRGSDELTQHLERITGAKVGGGPSEDGLFTLKEVECLAACGFAPIVQVREKYYEQLDTPENVEAMLNELRNMIHRPLLPWEQTGLKHSQQ from the coding sequence ATGGAATCTACGACTGCGCCCACAAAGCTTGCCTTCTCTGCTGCTGCTCGGGCCGAAATTGCGCGTTTGCTCACGCACTATCCCGAAGACCGTAAAAAATCGGCTTTGTTGCCGATTCTACACATCGCACAAGCGGAGTTTGGCGGCTGGGTAAGCCCAGAAGTACAGGACTTAGTGGCCGAAGTACTTGATATTAAGCCGATTGAGGTATACGAGGTGTCGACGTTCTACACCATGTTCAATCTCAAGCCGGTAGGCAAGCACGTACTGGAAATCTGCCGTACGGGTCCTTGCATGCTGCGCGGCTCCGATGAGCTGACCCAGCACCTGGAGCGTATTACGGGAGCGAAAGTGGGTGGCGGGCCTTCCGAAGATGGCTTATTTACCTTGAAAGAAGTAGAATGCCTCGCGGCCTGCGGCTTTGCCCCAATCGTGCAGGTACGCGAGAAATATTACGAGCAGCTAGACACGCCTGAAAACGTGGAAGCGATGCTCAACGAGCTGCGCAACATGATTCACCGTCCGCTGTTGCCTTGGGAGCAAACGGGCCTGAAGCACAGCCAGCAATAA
- the nuoF gene encoding NADH-quinone oxidoreductase subunit NuoF, translated as MGRKLLTEHINVEGIDTFEVYRKHGGYRSVEKALKTMTPDEVVEEVKKSGLRGRGGAGFPTGMKWSFLAKPEGVPRYLVCNADESEPGTFKDRQLMSKLPHLLIEGMITSSYALGAKTSYIYIRGELLYVLRILEKAIAEAYAAGFLGKNILGSGYDLDLHVHPGGGAYICGEETALLESLEGKRGNPRNKPPFPAVQGLYARPTVVNNVESIAAVPVIVNDGGDEYAKIGVGRSTGTKLISACGHLNKPGIYEIELGVPVEEFIYSDEYCGGIWKGRDLKAVVAGGSSVPILPKELILKTAAGEPRLMTYESLSDGGFVTGTMLGSGGFIAMDETTCIVRNTWNFSRFYHHESCGQCSPCREGTGWLEKVLHRLEFGHGHMQDIDLLVSVAKQIEGNTICPLGEAAAWPVAAAVRHFRDEFEWHVTNPQEATRPGAVFPGKAVLA; from the coding sequence ATGGGCCGCAAACTACTGACCGAACATATTAACGTTGAAGGCATTGACACCTTTGAGGTATACCGCAAACACGGCGGGTACCGCTCGGTGGAGAAAGCCCTGAAGACGATGACGCCCGACGAGGTGGTGGAAGAAGTGAAAAAGTCGGGCCTCCGTGGCCGCGGCGGCGCTGGTTTCCCTACGGGCATGAAATGGAGCTTTCTGGCTAAGCCGGAAGGCGTGCCGCGCTACCTGGTGTGCAATGCCGACGAATCGGAGCCCGGTACCTTCAAAGACCGCCAGCTCATGTCGAAGCTGCCGCACCTGCTCATCGAGGGCATGATTACGAGCTCGTATGCGCTGGGCGCCAAGACCTCGTATATCTACATTCGCGGCGAGTTGTTGTACGTACTGCGGATTCTGGAAAAGGCTATTGCTGAGGCATATGCAGCCGGCTTTCTGGGCAAAAATATCCTCGGCTCGGGCTACGACCTGGATCTGCACGTGCACCCTGGTGGTGGTGCTTATATCTGCGGTGAAGAAACTGCGCTTTTGGAATCGCTGGAAGGCAAGCGCGGTAACCCACGTAACAAGCCGCCATTTCCGGCTGTGCAAGGCCTCTACGCCCGTCCTACGGTAGTTAACAACGTAGAATCGATTGCTGCTGTGCCCGTTATCGTGAATGACGGTGGCGACGAGTACGCGAAGATTGGCGTGGGCCGCAGCACCGGCACCAAGCTGATTTCGGCCTGTGGTCACCTGAACAAGCCGGGCATCTATGAAATCGAGTTGGGTGTGCCCGTTGAGGAATTCATCTACTCCGATGAGTACTGCGGTGGCATCTGGAAAGGCCGCGACCTGAAGGCAGTTGTAGCCGGTGGTTCTTCCGTACCGATTCTGCCCAAAGAGCTGATTTTAAAAACGGCGGCTGGCGAGCCACGCCTGATGACATACGAGTCGTTATCGGATGGCGGATTCGTAACGGGTACGATGCTAGGTTCGGGTGGCTTTATCGCCATGGATGAAACTACCTGCATCGTGCGCAACACCTGGAATTTCAGCCGCTTCTACCACCACGAGTCGTGCGGACAGTGCTCGCCGTGCCGTGAAGGAACGGGCTGGCTAGAAAAGGTCTTGCACCGCTTAGAATTCGGTCACGGCCACATGCAGGACATCGATCTGCTGGTAAGCGTAGCCAAGCAAATCGAAGGCAATACCATCTGCCCACTTGGTGAGGCGGCCGCGTGGCCGGTAGCCGCCGCTGTTCGTCACTTCCGTGATGAGTTTGAGTGGCATGTGACCAATCCGCAGGAAGCTACGCGCCCCGGCGCCGTATTTCCCGGCAAAGCGGTGTTAGCATAA
- a CDS encoding 2Fe-2S iron-sulfur cluster-binding protein: protein MAKITFDGIEVEVPDGTTILNAARQIGGGIVPPAMCYYTPLKGSGGKCRACLVRVAAGSAKDPRPMPKLVASCVTPVQDGMIVENTISEQVMNVRKGIVEMLLINHPLDCPVCDQAGECDLQNFAFEHGVSTTRYEEDRRTFEKIDIGPLIQLHMTRCILCYRCVYTADQIAEGDRVHGVLGRGDAAEIGTYIENIIDNDFSGNVIDVCPVGALTDKTFRFKQRVWFTKPVDAHRECENPKCCGRVVLWYKGKDVLRVTARKNVYGEVKEWICNTCRFEKKETADWVLEGPAHIDRSSVISANHYELPVVNPQVIADLPESTMRDLEQNPPLKLGSS from the coding sequence ATGGCGAAAATAACTTTTGATGGCATTGAGGTGGAAGTACCAGATGGTACCACCATTCTGAATGCAGCCCGCCAGATCGGCGGCGGCATTGTGCCCCCGGCCATGTGCTACTACACGCCCTTGAAGGGCTCGGGCGGCAAGTGCCGCGCTTGCTTGGTGCGCGTAGCCGCCGGTTCGGCCAAGGATCCGCGTCCGATGCCCAAGCTGGTGGCTTCCTGCGTAACGCCCGTACAAGACGGCATGATAGTGGAAAACACTATCTCTGAGCAGGTTATGAACGTGCGCAAAGGCATCGTGGAGATGTTGCTCATCAACCACCCGCTGGACTGCCCAGTGTGCGACCAGGCCGGCGAGTGCGATCTGCAAAACTTCGCGTTTGAGCACGGTGTATCCACGACGCGTTACGAGGAAGATCGCCGTACTTTCGAGAAAATCGACATCGGCCCGCTGATTCAGCTGCACATGACGCGCTGCATTCTGTGCTACCGTTGCGTGTACACCGCTGACCAGATTGCTGAAGGTGACCGCGTACACGGTGTACTAGGCCGCGGCGACGCTGCTGAAATCGGTACGTACATCGAGAACATCATCGACAACGACTTCTCCGGCAATGTCATCGACGTGTGCCCGGTAGGCGCCCTGACTGACAAAACATTTCGTTTTAAGCAACGCGTGTGGTTTACCAAACCCGTAGATGCTCATCGCGAATGCGAAAATCCCAAGTGCTGCGGCCGTGTGGTCTTGTGGTACAAAGGCAAAGATGTATTGCGCGTAACGGCTCGCAAAAACGTGTATGGCGAGGTAAAAGAGTGGATCTGTAACACCTGCCGCTTCGAGAAAAAGGAAACTGCTGATTGGGTATTGGAAGGACCCGCGCACATCGACCGCTCGTCGGTGATTTCAGCCAACCATTACGAACTGCCCGTAGTGAATCCGCAGGTCATTGCCGACCTGCCGGAAAGCACCATGCGCGATCTGGAACAAAACCCGCCTCTCAAATTAGGCTCATCCTAA
- the nuoH gene encoding NADH-quinone oxidoreductase subunit NuoH, protein MEIPVLGWQAIVILVVFGVSLLIATYSTYAERVVAAFLQDRVGPDRAGPYGLLQPLADAVKMFTKEEFFPGGANRALFVFGPCLAMTTALMSSAVIPFGNILQFGSNVFFLQGIEVNIGMLWVFGVVSLGVYGIMIGGWASNNKFSLLGAIRAASQNISYELAMGLSLIAVLMISGTLSLREITLQQSVAGEWHFWNIVKQPLGFIIFLVCAFAETNRTPFDLPECETELVGGYHTEYSSMKLGLFLFAEYVNIFVASAVMSVIYFGGFNFPFQYELRDWLVAHQDWSLLAAQNLITILGTLLLFGKIFFFIFFFMWVRWTLPRFRYDQLMRLGWTILIPLSMVNILITGGLILAGVIK, encoded by the coding sequence ATGGAAATTCCTGTACTGGGCTGGCAAGCCATTGTAATCTTGGTAGTGTTCGGCGTTTCGCTGCTGATTGCTACGTATTCGACTTATGCTGAGCGCGTTGTAGCGGCCTTTCTGCAAGACCGTGTGGGCCCAGACCGCGCTGGCCCTTACGGGTTGCTGCAGCCACTAGCCGATGCCGTGAAGATGTTCACCAAGGAAGAGTTCTTCCCTGGTGGCGCTAACCGCGCGCTATTCGTATTTGGGCCTTGTTTGGCGATGACTACGGCCTTGATGTCGTCGGCGGTAATTCCGTTTGGTAACATTCTGCAGTTTGGCTCCAATGTCTTCTTTCTGCAAGGGATTGAAGTGAATATCGGAATGCTATGGGTGTTCGGCGTGGTTTCGCTGGGCGTATACGGCATCATGATTGGCGGTTGGGCTTCCAACAACAAGTTCTCGCTGCTGGGCGCCATCCGCGCGGCTTCGCAAAACATCAGCTACGAACTGGCCATGGGCCTGTCGCTCATCGCCGTACTGATGATTAGCGGCACATTGTCGCTGCGCGAAATCACGCTGCAACAATCTGTGGCGGGCGAATGGCACTTCTGGAACATCGTGAAACAGCCGCTCGGCTTCATCATCTTCCTGGTTTGCGCTTTCGCCGAGACTAACCGCACGCCTTTCGACTTGCCGGAATGCGAAACGGAGTTGGTAGGTGGTTATCACACCGAATATAGCTCGATGAAGCTAGGCTTGTTCCTGTTTGCCGAGTACGTAAACATCTTCGTGGCCTCGGCCGTGATGAGCGTGATTTACTTCGGCGGCTTCAACTTCCCGTTTCAATACGAGTTGCGCGACTGGTTGGTAGCCCACCAGGACTGGAGCTTGCTCGCCGCTCAGAACCTGATTACTATCTTGGGCACGCTACTGCTGTTTGGCAAAATCTTCTTCTTCATTTTCTTCTTCATGTGGGTGCGCTGGACGCTACCCCGCTTCCGCTACGACCAACTGATGCGCCTGGGCTGGACCATTCTGATCCCGCTGTCCATGGTCAATATTCTCATCACCGGCGGCCTTATTCTGGCTGGCGTTATTAAATAA
- a CDS encoding NuoI/complex I 23 kDa subunit family protein, with protein sequence MTLAERAYLPAIFQGLSITMRHFFMKKATIRYPEETRPFSPIFRGLHVLKRDEQGRERCTACGLCAVACPAEAITMVAGERKKGEEGLYREEKYAVSYEINMLRCIFCGLCEEACPKAAVYLQPDKMAPPRFERDEFIYGKDRLVEPVDPDARSGRGIQLTPEQAEALRNKMNQQPVAAR encoded by the coding sequence ATGACGCTCGCTGAACGCGCGTATCTGCCGGCTATTTTTCAGGGCCTTAGCATTACCATGCGTCACTTCTTCATGAAGAAGGCGACCATCCGTTACCCCGAAGAAACCCGTCCCTTCTCCCCTATCTTCCGTGGCTTGCACGTACTCAAGCGCGACGAGCAAGGCCGGGAGCGCTGCACGGCTTGCGGGCTTTGCGCCGTAGCCTGCCCCGCCGAAGCCATCACGATGGTAGCCGGCGAGCGCAAGAAAGGCGAGGAAGGCCTGTACCGCGAAGAGAAATACGCGGTGAGCTACGAGATTAACATGCTGCGCTGCATCTTCTGCGGCCTGTGTGAAGAGGCTTGCCCCAAAGCGGCCGTCTACCTGCAGCCCGATAAGATGGCGCCGCCACGCTTCGAGCGCGATGAGTTCATCTACGGTAAGGACCGCCTTGTGGAGCCCGTTGACCCGGATGCCCGCTCGGGCCGCGGCATTCAGCTCACGCCGGAACAAGCCGAAGCGCTTCGCAATAAGATGAACCAGCAGCCGGTAGCGGCCCGCTAA
- a CDS encoding NADH-quinone oxidoreductase subunit J family protein: protein MSPLFFFLSFVALLSALGVVLAKNPVHSVLFLILTFFSLSGHYLILNAQFLAAVNIIVYAGAIMVLFLFVIMFLNLNADTEPHKSALSKVAAAVAGGLLLLVMVAAMRDIQPTGYDAATFNSQIGMVDKLGLVLYQKYLLPFELASVLFLAAMVGAVMLGKREIGERNF from the coding sequence ATGTCCCCTCTCTTTTTCTTCCTGTCGTTTGTAGCGTTGCTCAGTGCGCTGGGTGTGGTATTGGCTAAGAACCCCGTACACAGTGTACTCTTTCTGATTCTCACATTCTTCTCATTATCAGGCCATTACCTAATTTTGAACGCGCAATTCCTGGCGGCAGTAAACATCATTGTGTACGCAGGTGCCATCATGGTCTTGTTCCTGTTCGTGATCATGTTCCTGAACCTGAACGCCGATACCGAGCCGCACAAATCGGCACTGTCGAAAGTAGCGGCTGCGGTGGCCGGAGGCTTGCTGCTGCTGGTGATGGTTGCGGCCATGCGCGACATTCAACCTACCGGCTACGATGCTGCCACTTTCAATTCGCAGATCGGCATGGTGGACAAGCTGGGCTTGGTGCTTTACCAGAAGTACTTGCTGCCCTTTGAGTTAGCCTCGGTGCTATTCCTGGCGGCTATGGTAGGCGCTGTGATGTTAGGCAAGCGGGAAATTGGCGAGCGCAATTTCTAA
- a CDS encoding TolC family protein: protein MLWNGSYFSNNYKLGLSFQYPLLLRQERSKLQLNQLKRREAEYGLQQDTRDVQTAVRSIANEWEALHGQLRVQEQVVRNAQTLRNGEQIRFENGESSVFLINAREASLVSAQVKLAELQAKYAQTQATLRWAAGGSIE, encoded by the coding sequence ATGCTGTGGAACGGGAGCTATTTTTCCAACAACTACAAGCTCGGCCTAAGCTTTCAGTACCCGTTGCTTCTGCGCCAGGAACGCAGCAAGCTCCAGCTCAACCAGCTCAAGCGCCGCGAAGCCGAGTATGGTCTGCAGCAGGATACCCGCGACGTGCAAACAGCCGTTCGCAGCATCGCAAACGAATGGGAAGCTCTGCACGGGCAGCTTAGGGTGCAAGAACAGGTAGTGCGCAACGCCCAAACCCTGCGCAACGGCGAGCAAATCCGCTTCGAGAACGGCGAAAGCTCGGTGTTCTTGATCAATGCGCGGGAAGCTTCGCTGGTGAGCGCTCAAGTGAAGCTGGCGGAGCTGCAAGCCAAATACGCCCAGACGCAAGCGACACTGCGCTGGGCAGCAGGCGGTAGTATCGAGTGA